The following DNA comes from Streptomyces pristinaespiralis.
ACCGACCCGCAGGAGCGGCTCTTCCTCGAGGTCGCCTGGGAGGCGATGGAGGACGCCGGCCTCACCGGCACCAGGCTCGACGCGCTCACCGCCCCGGACGGCGAACCCCGCAGCGTCGGCGTCTTCGCCGGGATCACCAGCGCCGACTATCCGCTGCTGGGCGCGGAACGCTGGGCGGCCGGCGAGCGCGACATGCCCTCTGGGCACTACTGGTCGCTGCCCAACCGGCTGTCCTACCTGCTGGACCTGCGCGGCCCCAGCCAGCCCGTCGACACCGCCTGCTCCTCCTCCCTCGTCGCCCTGCACCAGGCCGTCGAGGCGCTGCGGCAGGGCGAGTGCGAGGCCGCGCTCGTCGGCGGCGTCAACCTCTACCTGCACCCCTCCCGGTTCCGGATGCTGGCCCGCTCCGGATTCCTCGCCGAGGACGGCCTGTGCCGCAGCTTCGGCGCCGGCGGCGCCGGATTCGGCCCCGGCGAGGGCGCCGGGGCCGTCGTCCTCAAGCGACTCTCGAGGGCACTGGCCGACGGTGACACCGTGTACGCCCTCGTCCGCGGCACCGCCGTCGCGCACGGCGGCCGCACCAACGGTTTCACCGCGCCCAGCCCGCGCGCCCAGGCCCGCGTGCTGCGCGAGGCGCTGCGGCGTTCGGGCACCGACCCGGCGACCGTGAACGTGATCGAGGCCCACGGCACCGGCACCGAACTCGGCGACCCCGTCGAACTCACCGCCCTGAACGACACCTACGGCCGAGGCGCCGCGGCCGGTGTGCCGTGCTCGATCGGCTCGGTCAAGTCCGCCGTCGGGCACGGTGAATCGGCCGCCGGGATCACCGCCCTGACCAAGGTCCTGCTCCAACTGCGGCACAAGACGCTCGCCCCCACCCTGCACGCCGAGCCGGTCAACCCCCGACTGCGCCTTCAGGACACCCGGTTCACGCTCCAGCACGAGGCGGGCCCCTGGCCACGGCTGCGCGACGAGGACGGCCGCGAACTGCCCCGGCGGGCGGGCATCAGCTCGTTCGGCGCGGGCGGCGTCAACGCACACGTGATCGTCGAGGAGTACGAGCCGCCCGCCCCGACGCCCGCCGACGACGGCGCACCGCAGCTGGTGCTCCTGTCCGCCCCGAGCGGCGAACACCTGACCGCCACGGTCCGGCGCCTGGCCGCTCATCTGACCGGCCCCGCGGCCGCCATGAGCCTGGCCGCGATCGCCCGCACCCTGCGCACCGGACGTGCCGCCCGCGAACACCGGCTCGCGGTCGTCGCCACCGACACCGCCGAACTCGCCGCAGCGCTCGCCCAGTTCACGGACGGCACCCCCGGCACCCCCGGTGCCGGGACCGTCCGCACCGGCACCGTCGCCCGCGACCGGGCCGTCCAGGCGCCGGAGACCGACGAGCTCGTCGCCACCCTGTGGCGGGCCGGAAGCCTGGAACAGCTGGCCGAACTGTGGGTCACCGGCTGGGAGATCGGCCCCACGACGGACCCCGACGGCGACACCGGGACGCCGGGCGTGGTGCCCCTGCCTCCGTCCGCGTTCCTGCGCACCCGCCGCTGGCTGCCCGGACCGGACACCGCGCCGGCCCCCGCACCCACCCCGGCCCCGGCCCCGGACGTGACTGCGGCGCCCCCCGCCGCCCCGACACCCGCCCCGGCCCTGGACGTTCCCGCGCCCGTCCCGCAGGTGGCCCCGACGGCCCCCGCCCCGGACACGGCCCCCGCCCCGGACGCTGCCCCCGCGCCGGCCGGCACCGGGCATGTCGCCGTCACGTCCGCCGTCGCGTCCGCCGCCGTCCCGGGCGACCCGCGCCTGCCGGCGCTCGCCGCGCTCGTCGGCGAGCTCGCCGCCGGCCCGGGGGCGGAGGGACCCATCGACCCCGCCCGCACCCTCGTCGAACTCGGCGTGGACTCCCTGGGCCTGATGAACCTCCGCTTCGAGATCACCGAGCGGTTCGGCCACACACTCCCGCTCCAGCTGCTCAGCGAGTTCAGCGTCGACGAACTCCTCGCCCACCTGTCCGCCCTTCACGCCCCCGACCAGGCCTGACCGCAGAGGGAACCGGAGCCCCGCCATGCCGCAGAACGCCCCCGACACCCGGTACGAGCCGTTCGCGCTCACAGAAGTCCAGGAGTCCTTCCTCGCGGGACGCACCCTGGGCGGCGGCACCGGCGCGGGCACCCAGATCCACCTGGAGTTCGAGGCCGAACACCTCGAGACCGACCGCATGGAAGCCGCCTGGAACGACCTCGTGGCCGCCACCGACATGCTGCGCGCCCAGATCCTTCCCGACGGCCGCCAGCAGGTCCTCGCGCACGTGCCCGCCTACCGCGTCGAGCGCACGGACCTGAGCGACGCCACTCCCGCGGAGGCGGCCGCGGCACTCGAAGGGCTGCGCCGCCGGGCCCGCGAGGGCTTCGACGCCCACAGCTGGCCGCTGTTCGCGCTCCGCGTCGCGCAGTTGCCCGGCCACCGCTCCCGGGTGCTGTTCACCGTGGACGAGCTGATCGCCGACGGGCCGAGCGTCTCGCTGCTCCTGCAGCAGTGGTACGCCCGCTACACGGGCGCCGCCGCCCCCGCACCGCCTGGGATCTCCTTCCGCGACTACGTCACCGCCGCCCACGGCCGCCCCGTGCCGGCCGCCTCGCTGGAGTACTGGCGCGAACAGCTCGCCGGTGTCGACTTCGGCCGCCCCCTGCCGCTGGCCGGCGCCGCCGACCCGCAGGCGCCGGCGCACGGCAGGCTCGCGCTGCGCCTGGAACCGCGCCGCTGGCAGCGGGTGAAGGAAGCCGCCCAGCAGATACGGGCCACGCCCACCGCCCTGCTGCTGGCCCTGTGCACGGCCGCCGTGCAGGGCGACGCCCCCGGCCCGCTGCCGGTGGTGCTCACCACCTACAACCGCCGCCCCGTCCACCCGGACGTGGCACGGGTGGTGGGCCCGTTCCTGTCCACGTCCGTGTTCGTGGCACCACCGCCGGCCGGAACACTGGGCGAACGGGTCGACCTCGTACGCGGCCGGCTGTGGCAGGACCTCGAGCACGCGGCGGTCAGCGGGGTCCGTGCCCTGCGCGAACGCGCGAGGACGGAACCGGGCCGCCGCGGCCTGGCCGTCCCGATGGTCTTCACCAGCCTGCTCGGCAGCCTCAGCACCCTCGCGGAGCCCGGCGACCCGGACCACTGGGCGACCCGGATCGACCAGGACGCCTCCGCGACCCTCACCTCCGGCGTGCAGCTGGAAAGCTGCGTCCAGGAACGCGACGGCGCCCTGCTGCTGTCCTGGGACTTCGCCCCCACCGCCCTCGACACGGCCCGCACCCGGGCCGCGTTCGAGACCCTGCGCGGCCTCCTGGAACGCCTCGCGGACGAAGGCGCCCCCGCCCTCACCACCCCCACCCTCACCGCCACCGCCGCGCCCGCCACTGCCGCCCCGGCCGTGTCCGGGCACGGCGACGACGGCCGGCCCGTGCCCCTCACCGAGGTCCAGTCCGCCTACCTCGTCGGCCGGATCGGCGGCCTCGACGGCGGCGCACAGACCCGCGTCTACCAGGAATTCCTCCTCGAACGGCACGACACCGACCGACTGGAGCGGGCCTGGAACCGGCTCGTGGCCCACCACCCCATGCTGCGCGCCGCCGTCCACGACGACGGCACCCTCACCGTCGCCCCGCACGACCCCGACGACGTGTACCGCATCACCCGCCACGACCTGACCGCAACGGCCGACACCGAAGCCGCGCTCGCCGCCACCGGGGCCCGGCTGCGCGCCGGCGCCTTCCCCCTCGGCAGCCGCCCCATGTACGCCCTGGAGGCCAGCGCCCTGCCCGACGGCACCACCGTGCTGCACGTCCTCCTCGACGCCCTGATCGCCGACGCCCGCAGCTTCGCCCTGCTGTTCGGGCAGCTGTTCGCCCTCCACGACGGCGACGAGTCGGTCCTCACCGGCCCCGCCGACCCCGTCCCTCATCTGCGCGCCCTCGCCGAACGGCCGGGCAGCCCGGAGGACCTGGCCGCCCGCACCGCCTGGCGCGAGAAGTTCTCCGCCCTGCCGCCCGGCCCGCCGCTGCCCGACCCCGCGCCCGGCGCCCCCCGCGTCCACCGCAGGGCCCCGCTCGGCTCCTGGCGCACCCTGAGCGAACGCGCCGCCGCCATCGGCGTCCCCGCCGACATGGTGCTGCTCACCGCCTACACCGACGAACTGCGCGCCCGCTTCACCGACGCCGGGCCCTTCACCGTCACCGTCGTCTCCTGGGACCGGCCCGCCTCGCTGCCGGGCGCCGACGCCATGGTCGCCGACTTCACCCAGCTCGCCTGGGTCACCGTCGACGACACCCTGCCCGACGGCTTCGCCGACCGCGCCCGCGAACTGTGGGCCCGCGTCCGCGCCGACCTCGAACGCTCCGACGTCCGGCCGGGCCTGGGCGAACTGCGCACCCGCGTGTTCCGCTCCGGCGGCGCCCTGCGGCTGCCCGTCGTCTTCACCCGCGTCCCCGAGATCGACCCGGCACTGCACCCCACCGGCGTCACCCTGCGCACCAGCCAGTCGCAGACCGCGCAGGTCGCCCTCGACCATGTGCCGCTCCTCGTCGGCGACGAACTGGCCGGCCAGTGGGACGCCGCCGACAACATCCTCGAACCCGCCGTGCTGGACGCCATGTTCGACCGCTACGCCCACCGCGTACGCCGGTTCGCCACCGGCGCCGACGCCACCGACGCCACCGCGACCACCGCCCCCGCCGCGCCCTCGGCCGGCGCCGAGGAGCTGCACGCGGTCGCCGACGCCTACGTCGACCCCGACGCCTACGCCGGCGCCGAGCCCCGTCCCGCCTCCGGGGCGGACACCGGCGCGCGGACCGCGTCCCGCCCCGTCCGCCCCGACACCGTCGCCCCCGCCGACGCCCACGTCGCCCCCGGCACCGACCTGCGCGTCGTCGGCCCCGTCGACGACCGCACCCCCCTGACCCTCGCCGGTCTCCTCGAGTCCGCCCTCGCCGGCCGCGCCGACCGCGTCGCCGTACGGTACGAGGGCCGCACGCTCACCTACCGGCAACTGGCCGAGCGCACCGCCCGCCTGGCCCACCACCTGCACGCCCTCGGCGTGCGCCCCGGCGACCACGTCGCCGTGCACATGGACCGCTCGCCCGACCTGGTCACCGCGCTCGTCGCCGTCGTCCGGGCCGGCGCCGTCTACGTGCCCGTCGACCCGGCCAACCCGCCCGAGCGCATCCGCTACCTCCTCGCCGACAGCGGCGCCCGCGTCGTCGTCGCCGACCAGGCGCACGCCGCGGTCCCCACCGCCGCCGGCGCCCTCGTCGTCTGCCCCGACCGTGCGGCCGACCGGGCCGCCCTGGACGGCCGGCCCACCACCCCGCCCGCCGTCACGGTCACCGGCGACGACCCCGTCTACACCATCTACACCTCCGGGACCACCGGAAAGCCCAAGGGCTGCCGCAACTCCCAGCAGGGCGTCGCCAACCGCCTGCTGTGGATGCAGGAACGCTTCCCCCTCGGGCCCGCCGACCGCGTCGCCCAGAAGACCCCCTACGGATTCGACGTCTCGGCCTGGGAGTTCTTCTGGCCGCTGATCGCCGGCGCCTCCCTCGTCGTCGCCCGCCCCGGCGGCCACGCCGACCCCGCCTACCTGGCCCGGCTGCTGCACGACGAACAGGTCACCGTCACCCACTTCGTCCCGTCCGTCCTCGGCATGTTCCTGCGCCACCCGGCCGCCGCCCGATGCACCGCCCTGCGCTACGTGTTCGCCAGCGGCGAGGCACTGCCCGTCGCCACCATGCGGACCTTCTACGAGGTGCTGGGCACCGGCACCGAACTGCACAACCTGTACGGGCCCACCGAGGCGGCCATCGACGTCACCCACTGGGCCTGCCGGCCCGACTGGGACGAGCCGACCGTCCCGATCGGACGGCCCGTCGCCCACACCCGCATCCACCTCCTCGACGAGGACCTGCGCCCCGTGCCCCCCGGCACCCCGGGGGAGATCGTCATCGGCGGCCGGCAGGTCGCCCTCGGCTACCACCGACGGCCCGAACTGAACGCCGAACGGTTCATCGCCTCGCCCTTCCCCGACGACGACCCCTCACCCCGCCTGTACCGCACCGGCGACCTCGGACTGCTCGCCGAGGACGGGGAGATCCGCTACCTCGGCCGGATCGACAACCAGTTCAAGCTGCGCGGGCTGCGCATCGAACCGGAGGAGATCGAGGCGGCGCTCACCGACGTGCCCGCCGTCGCGGAGGCCCGCGTCCTTCCCGTCCACGACGAGAGCTCCGGCGAACAGGCCCTGGCCGCCGTGTGCGTGGCCGCCCACTCCGGCCGTGAGCCGGACGTCTCCGCCCTGCGCCGGGCACTGGGCGAGACGCTGCCCGCCTACCTGGTCCCGAGCCGCTACCGCTTCGTGGACCGACTGCCGCTGACGACCAACGGCAAACTGGACCGCCAGGCCGCCACCCGCCTCTTCGACACCCCACCCGCAACCGCAGCCACCGCCACCGCCGCAGCCCCAGCCGCACCCGCGGCCGGCGCCGCAGCCCCAGCCGCACCCGCGGCCGACCCGGCACCGGCACCGGCCCCGGTCCCGGTGGCGGTCCCGGGCGTGGACGCGGAGGTGCGCCGCGCCGTCGCCGACATCCTGGGCGTCGAGGAACTCGACGGCGACGCCGACCTGTTCGACCTCGGCGCGACGTCCTTCACCATGATCCGCATCGCGCAGGAGATCGAACGGCTCACCGGCACCGCGCTGCCCGTCGAGGCGCTCATCAGCAAGCCGACACTCGACGCCCTGACCGCTCTCACCGCCCCCGCACCCCCCGCCGCCGCTCCGGCGCCGGCGGCCGGCGGACCGGTCACCGCGGAGACGGTCGCCCGCACGGCCGCCGGCATCCTGGGCGTGGACCAGGTCGGCCCGGACGACGACCTGTTCGACCTCGGCGCGACGTCCTTCACCATGATCCGCCTCGCCCAGGAGATCGAGACCGTGTCGGGCGGTGCGCAGGTGCCCGTCGAGGTGCTCATCCAGAGCCCCACCCCCCGCAGCATCGCCGCCTGCGCCACCCCGGCCGCCCCCGCGGCCCCCGCGGCACCCGCCGCCCCGGCCGGCCGGGCGGCCGATGTGCGCATCGCCCTCGACCCGAAGGCCAAGGCCGCGTTCAAGGACGCCCGCGTCGCGGAGCGCCGGCTGCCGGGAACGATGCGCCGGCTGCCGGTACCGGATGCCGGCCCCGCGGAGGCCGTCGCCCTGTTCGACGCCTCCTCCTTCCGCGAGTTCGACGACGGCCCCCTGCCCGCCCACGACCTGCTCTCCCTGCTGTCCACCGTGACCTGGGGCGAGCTCGAGGGCCGCGCCAAACGCCGCTACCCGTCGGGCGGCGGGTTCTACCCCGTCCAGGTGTACGTGTACATCGCCCCCGGCGCCGTAGAGGCGACCGAGCCGGGCCTGTACTACCTGCACCCCGCCGAGCGGGCCCTGGTCGCGGTCGCGCCCGGCGCCCGCTACGGCACCGACCTGCACGTCCTGCACAACCGCGCCCTCGTGGAGGGGTCGGCGTTCGGCGTCTTCCTCGTCTCCACCCCGGCCGCCATCGCCCCCGCCTACGGCGAACGCAACGCCGCCCGCTTCTCCACCATCGAGGCCGGGCACATCGCCCAGCTGCTGCTGACCGGCGCACCGGAACGGGGCCTGGGACTGTGCGCGGTGGGCGAGATGGACTTCGACGCCGTCCGCGGCGACTTCTCCCTCGACGCCGACCAGGAACTGCTGCTGTCCCTGTGGGGCGGGGCCCTCACCCCGCACAGCCGCGCCGCCCGCGCCGCCCTCACCCCCGGCGAGGGACCCGCCCCTGCCCCCACCGTGAACCCCGCCCCTGTCACCGCCCCTGTCACCGTCCCGCCAGGT
Coding sequences within:
- a CDS encoding non-ribosomal peptide synthetase produces the protein MPQNAPDTRYEPFALTEVQESFLAGRTLGGGTGAGTQIHLEFEAEHLETDRMEAAWNDLVAATDMLRAQILPDGRQQVLAHVPAYRVERTDLSDATPAEAAAALEGLRRRAREGFDAHSWPLFALRVAQLPGHRSRVLFTVDELIADGPSVSLLLQQWYARYTGAAAPAPPGISFRDYVTAAHGRPVPAASLEYWREQLAGVDFGRPLPLAGAADPQAPAHGRLALRLEPRRWQRVKEAAQQIRATPTALLLALCTAAVQGDAPGPLPVVLTTYNRRPVHPDVARVVGPFLSTSVFVAPPPAGTLGERVDLVRGRLWQDLEHAAVSGVRALRERARTEPGRRGLAVPMVFTSLLGSLSTLAEPGDPDHWATRIDQDASATLTSGVQLESCVQERDGALLLSWDFAPTALDTARTRAAFETLRGLLERLADEGAPALTTPTLTATAAPATAAPAVSGHGDDGRPVPLTEVQSAYLVGRIGGLDGGAQTRVYQEFLLERHDTDRLERAWNRLVAHHPMLRAAVHDDGTLTVAPHDPDDVYRITRHDLTATADTEAALAATGARLRAGAFPLGSRPMYALEASALPDGTTVLHVLLDALIADARSFALLFGQLFALHDGDESVLTGPADPVPHLRALAERPGSPEDLAARTAWREKFSALPPGPPLPDPAPGAPRVHRRAPLGSWRTLSERAAAIGVPADMVLLTAYTDELRARFTDAGPFTVTVVSWDRPASLPGADAMVADFTQLAWVTVDDTLPDGFADRARELWARVRADLERSDVRPGLGELRTRVFRSGGALRLPVVFTRVPEIDPALHPTGVTLRTSQSQTAQVALDHVPLLVGDELAGQWDAADNILEPAVLDAMFDRYAHRVRRFATGADATDATATTAPAAPSAGAEELHAVADAYVDPDAYAGAEPRPASGADTGARTASRPVRPDTVAPADAHVAPGTDLRVVGPVDDRTPLTLAGLLESALAGRADRVAVRYEGRTLTYRQLAERTARLAHHLHALGVRPGDHVAVHMDRSPDLVTALVAVVRAGAVYVPVDPANPPERIRYLLADSGARVVVADQAHAAVPTAAGALVVCPDRAADRAALDGRPTTPPAVTVTGDDPVYTIYTSGTTGKPKGCRNSQQGVANRLLWMQERFPLGPADRVAQKTPYGFDVSAWEFFWPLIAGASLVVARPGGHADPAYLARLLHDEQVTVTHFVPSVLGMFLRHPAAARCTALRYVFASGEALPVATMRTFYEVLGTGTELHNLYGPTEAAIDVTHWACRPDWDEPTVPIGRPVAHTRIHLLDEDLRPVPPGTPGEIVIGGRQVALGYHRRPELNAERFIASPFPDDDPSPRLYRTGDLGLLAEDGEIRYLGRIDNQFKLRGLRIEPEEIEAALTDVPAVAEARVLPVHDESSGEQALAAVCVAAHSGREPDVSALRRALGETLPAYLVPSRYRFVDRLPLTTNGKLDRQAATRLFDTPPATAATATAAAPAAPAAGAAAPAAPAADPAPAPAPVPVAVPGVDAEVRRAVADILGVEELDGDADLFDLGATSFTMIRIAQEIERLTGTALPVEALISKPTLDALTALTAPAPPAAAPAPAAGGPVTAETVARTAAGILGVDQVGPDDDLFDLGATSFTMIRLAQEIETVSGGAQVPVEVLIQSPTPRSIAACATPAAPAAPAAPAAPAGRAADVRIALDPKAKAAFKDARVAERRLPGTMRRLPVPDAGPAEAVALFDASSFREFDDGPLPAHDLLSLLSTVTWGELEGRAKRRYPSGGGFYPVQVYVYIAPGAVEATEPGLYYLHPAERALVAVAPGARYGTDLHVLHNRALVEGSAFGVFLVSTPAAIAPAYGERNAARFSTIEAGHIAQLLLTGAPERGLGLCAVGEMDFDAVRGDFSLDADQELLLSLWGGALTPHSRAARAALTPGEGPAPAPTVNPAPVTAPVTVPPGGRDGGQRAVAVVGFAADLPGARTLDELDTLLAAGATATGPAPHDRWAPLHPHARHAGAHVGGYLEDVLSAEADEFGISAAEGAAIDPQERLLLSVARRCLEDAALTPGRLAAAGQVGVFVGTMWHDHALYGVAARAAQRPGSTHATRGGLAHRTSHAFGLTGPSVVLDTGCVSGLAAVEAAFRAVAGGRCDAALAAGSNLVLHPDHLDVLSEMGLLAKDADSCAFTDRAGGWQVGEGVGAVLLKPLEQALADGDPVHAVLRGGALQHSGTTRQFGIPDPQRQEETMRAALDDAGLRPADIGYVEAAAAGAALADALEFTALQRLLGAPGPDPSPVPVGTVKPNTGHLEAASVFAQLGKLIAQFRRDHLYPTRLTSAVNPALTRTPGAVTLAAPGADRWRTAPGARRRALVNGFAGGGSYGSLVVEEPPTPAPAFAGTADDTALALPLSADTPGNLADLADRLATAFADDPALTTAAAARALREGRTDRPARAGLVTDRAQAPAALRDLARRIRAEGAGAVEHRAAAPGEETKALTAWMAGEPVTWPALTAPKASLPATPLTRVTFPLPVPAAASATPGHEPAGPPAAAAPATSVSNSAEAPTPAAAVLPTPQTPPAGGPALSARMGALWGIGTDTPADPDPGPLAPAPAASVSVSARDISAPGADAAFARLARVVAAETGVDAAQLDPAQDLFALGATSRQLLRIAARITADGGREVPLETLFTAADLGALADEAFPEAATV